One segment of Candidatus Nitrospira nitrosa DNA contains the following:
- a CDS encoding LysR family transcriptional regulator, whose translation MTLAELQYVGAGVRVFVTQPTLSLAIKKLEHDLGTTIFERRQNKVELTPLGEQIVHQTQRVLGKVCCRMPIIVFGNRSWRHVLNSVGQTQKVGKGTPSKPSDRWSSLGLGSP comes from the coding sequence TATGTTGGGGCCGGCGTGCGAGTCTTCGTCACACAGCCAACCCTAAGTCTCGCGATCAAAAAACTGGAACACGACTTAGGCACAACCATTTTTGAGCGTCGACAGAACAAGGTGGAGCTGACGCCGCTTGGCGAACAAATCGTCCATCAGACTCAACGAGTATTAGGGAAGGTCTGTTGCCGTATGCCGATCATTGTTTTCGGCAACAGATCCTGGAGGCATGTCCTGAACTCGGTCGGTCAGACGCAGAAGGTCGGCAAGGGAACTCCCTCGAAACCATCCGACAGATGGTCGTCTCTGGGTTTGGGATCACCGTGA
- a CDS encoding type 2 periplasmic-binding domain-containing protein, whose protein sequence is MEACPELGRSDAEGRQGNSLETIRQMVVSGFGITVMPYSALTSQVPTQTTDWDQAGATRTWPTDRSRLASRLHSPTSCRSSTGSRQGLKDPRPQHGGRITTFNRRFVLLVAPECIC, encoded by the coding sequence CTGGAGGCATGTCCTGAACTCGGTCGGTCAGACGCAGAAGGTCGGCAAGGGAACTCCCTCGAAACCATCCGACAGATGGTCGTCTCTGGGTTTGGGATCACCGTGATGCCCTACAGCGCCCTCACATCACAAGTACCAACACAAACGACTGATTGGGATCAAGCTGGCGCAACCCGTACCTGGCCGACGGACCGGTCTCGCCTGGCGTCGAGGTTACACTCGCCCACAAGTTGCCGAAGTTCTACGGGAAGCCGTCAGGGCCTTAAAGATCCCCGGCCTCAGCATGGTGGCCGGATCACCACCTTCAACCGGCGCTTTGTTCTGCTTGTTGCCCCGGAGTGCATTTGTTAG
- the xth gene encoding exodeoxyribonuclease III, with translation MKIATFNANSLRKRLPIVLAWLEQHKPDVLCIQETKVQDSEFPLLALAPSGYTITFRGMKSYNGVAILSRRKPEAVFYGFDDGGEPDDSRLLRVIIDGIPIVNTYVPQGFEIDSPKYTYKLGWYERLRNYFTKHLSPQAPAIWCGDMNVAPRPMDVHSPEKHLNHVCYHEAARTAYEQTVAWGFEDVFVKLYPTRQQYTFWDYRAPSSLAANKGWRIDHMMATAPLAEKCVKADVDVEPRRAKEPSDHTFLWAEFSI, from the coding sequence ATGAAAATCGCCACGTTCAATGCAAATTCCTTACGCAAACGCCTGCCGATCGTGCTTGCCTGGCTTGAACAGCACAAGCCGGACGTCCTTTGTATCCAAGAAACCAAAGTTCAAGATAGTGAGTTCCCGTTACTGGCATTAGCACCCAGTGGATATACCATTACCTTTCGCGGCATGAAGTCCTACAACGGCGTCGCAATTCTCAGCCGTCGTAAGCCAGAGGCGGTCTTTTACGGATTCGATGATGGCGGGGAGCCGGACGACTCCCGTTTACTGAGAGTCATCATTGATGGGATTCCCATTGTGAACACCTACGTCCCGCAAGGATTTGAAATTGATTCCCCCAAATACACCTATAAGCTAGGTTGGTATGAGCGCCTACGGAACTACTTTACCAAACATCTTTCACCACAGGCCCCGGCCATCTGGTGTGGCGATATGAATGTGGCTCCTCGACCCATGGACGTCCACAGCCCGGAAAAACATCTCAATCATGTGTGCTATCACGAGGCAGCCCGCACGGCGTATGAGCAGACCGTCGCTTGGGGATTCGAGGATGTTTTTGTGAAACTCTACCCGACTCGTCAACAATACACATTTTGGGACTACCGTGCGCCCAGCTCACTGGCAGCCAACAAGGGCTGGCGCATCGATCATATGATGGCAACAGCACCATTGGCGGAGAAATGCGTGAAGGCGGATGTGGATGTCGAGCCGCGACGAGCGAAAGAACCTTCCGACCATACATTTTTGTGGGCAGAGTTTTCGATCTGA
- a CDS encoding BaiN/RdsA family NAD(P)/FAD-dependent oxidoreductase yields the protein MTDRPTTIVIVGAGAAGLTGAIAAAQTLTRAQIDGDVLLLDGARHIGAKILVSGGGRCNVTHDVVTPKDFFGNRNIIRNVLAAFPVERTIAWFTSLGVELKHEPTGKLFPMTDKARTVLQALIDSARRAGVTICPGHRVAAISQTDRGFLIQHNHGTTHASHVMLATGGQSLPRSGSDGFGFQLARKLGHQITPTAPALVPLVLDRSMFQATLSGLSHDVELTTLVDKREVDRRTGSLLWTHVGISGPVVLDASRFWTLATKRGAVVEMYGNFVPGQSADALRSWFVAQAAQHPRRSLVRTLSSLVPDRFAESLCRHQACESQTTVAQVPRPHRDRVLNALTHFHFPIIGDRGWNVAEVTAGGVPLEEINYRTMESKLVPGLYLLGEMLDCDGRIGGFNFQWAWTTGWLAGESVVRSLLKDTPLPHPASSLA from the coding sequence ATGACAGATCGCCCTACCACTATCGTCATTGTAGGTGCAGGCGCCGCTGGCTTGACCGGCGCGATCGCTGCAGCACAAACTCTCACACGAGCACAAATCGACGGAGACGTCCTCCTACTGGATGGCGCGAGACACATTGGAGCGAAGATTCTCGTCTCGGGCGGGGGACGGTGTAACGTGACTCACGACGTCGTGACACCAAAGGATTTCTTCGGGAATCGCAACATCATCCGGAATGTGCTGGCAGCTTTTCCGGTTGAGCGAACGATCGCCTGGTTCACTTCCCTAGGCGTTGAGTTGAAGCATGAACCGACGGGTAAACTCTTCCCCATGACTGACAAGGCACGCACCGTGCTTCAGGCATTGATCGATAGCGCTCGACGCGCCGGCGTGACGATCTGTCCTGGTCACCGCGTAGCTGCCATTTCTCAGACCGACAGAGGGTTTCTCATACAACACAACCATGGCACCACACATGCTTCCCACGTCATGCTTGCCACCGGCGGGCAATCGTTACCAAGAAGTGGGAGTGACGGATTCGGATTTCAGTTGGCGCGCAAGCTTGGGCATCAGATCACTCCGACCGCACCAGCCTTAGTTCCACTGGTACTTGACCGCTCCATGTTTCAGGCTACCCTCTCAGGCCTCTCCCATGATGTGGAACTCACGACACTGGTCGATAAGCGAGAAGTGGACCGTCGCACGGGAAGTCTCCTCTGGACCCATGTCGGAATTAGTGGTCCCGTGGTCCTAGACGCCAGCCGCTTCTGGACCTTGGCAACGAAACGAGGCGCCGTCGTCGAAATGTACGGCAACTTTGTTCCCGGACAGTCGGCTGATGCACTTCGATCATGGTTCGTTGCCCAAGCGGCTCAGCATCCCAGACGCTCATTGGTTCGAACACTATCATCGCTGGTCCCGGATCGCTTTGCCGAATCCCTCTGTCGCCATCAGGCATGTGAGTCGCAAACGACGGTGGCCCAGGTCCCACGCCCCCATCGAGATCGGGTATTGAATGCACTCACTCACTTTCACTTTCCGATTATCGGTGATCGTGGATGGAACGTGGCAGAAGTTACCGCCGGAGGGGTTCCACTTGAGGAAATTAACTACCGAACAATGGAGTCGAAACTGGTCCCAGGGCTTTACCTTCTCGGGGAAATGCTCGATTGTGACGGCAGAATCGGTGGGTTCAATTTTCAATGGGCCTGGACAACCGGGTGGCTGGCTGGAGAATCCGTGGTAAGGAGCCTTCTCAAGGACACGCCTCTACCTCATCCAGCTTCATCACTTGCATGA
- a CDS encoding integrase core domain-containing protein, translated as MDTRTRIILAAELATQGLSVSAIAGQLERHRETIGLWLKAVRIEGLSVFLDRYAAAKTGPRPARQVPGAVKRLVWAIRAREYDCCGQKIQYFLAHEQHIHLSVPKIYEILAERYVLRPRGRTNQPRGVVPIATAPRAVIQMDTVVFGEVFAFTGVDIYTKEADVVLRTGLTSEDGAMFLRTAMTRRFTGPVQIIQTDGGSEFKGVFAQQVLQYCTRHRIARPYKKNEQAYIESFNRTLRKECLGWISYRVEELPTLQGEVRAFLDRYHYHRPHLGFTPMRPPLSPSREGPDGLSDIYGE; from the coding sequence ATGGACACAAGAACTCGGATCATTCTTGCAGCGGAACTGGCGACTCAAGGGCTCTCCGTTTCCGCGATCGCGGGCCAACTTGAGCGCCATCGAGAAACCATAGGACTCTGGCTGAAGGCGGTTCGAATCGAAGGACTCTCTGTCTTTCTGGATCGCTATGCTGCGGCCAAGACGGGGCCACGTCCGGCACGACAGGTCCCGGGAGCGGTCAAACGCCTTGTCTGGGCGATTCGCGCCCGTGAATACGACTGCTGTGGGCAGAAGATTCAGTACTTTCTGGCTCATGAACAGCATATCCATCTCTCTGTTCCCAAGATCTATGAAATCTTGGCTGAACGATACGTCTTACGGCCTCGGGGCCGGACCAATCAGCCACGCGGCGTTGTGCCGATTGCCACGGCTCCCCGCGCGGTCATTCAGATGGATACCGTGGTTTTTGGCGAGGTCTTCGCCTTTACCGGGGTGGACATCTATACGAAGGAAGCGGATGTCGTTCTGCGGACCGGACTAACAAGCGAGGATGGGGCCATGTTTTTGCGCACAGCCATGACTCGCCGCTTTACCGGGCCTGTGCAGATCATCCAGACCGATGGGGGCTCAGAGTTCAAAGGCGTGTTTGCCCAACAGGTGCTCCAGTATTGTACACGACATCGCATCGCCCGTCCCTATAAGAAGAACGAGCAGGCGTATATTGAGAGCTTCAATCGAACCCTGCGCAAGGAATGCTTGGGGTGGATCTCCTATCGAGTAGAAGAACTGCCCACACTCCAGGGCGAGGTGCGTGCATTTCTGGACCGGTATCACTATCATCGGCCGCATCTTGGATTCACCCCGATGCGACCGCCGTTATCGCCAAGCCGTGAAGGACCTGACGGACTGTCGGATATTTACGGAGAATAG
- a CDS encoding PilZ domain-containing protein: MSHRTDPMRRHSRFPVSWPVLYGNGAFLAEGTVLDLTTRGWRVTGSMPVVAGMQLTLKVSVPDRSTPLCIHRAIVLWVKEHEFAVEANEIAPDDQAWVAEFLRHKLGLMWMSQTTDQEPSRQIGMTQSRGEDLSPQPSLPSLEDILRRVAAADLASTMMTAKTHRNSNSDRSEVEITGPIDDVPEKIWGEARSIVRRMLAIKATRGRTGCNPVPDN, translated from the coding sequence ATGAGCCATAGAACAGATCCCATGCGGCGACATAGTCGGTTTCCCGTGAGCTGGCCGGTGCTATATGGAAATGGTGCCTTTCTCGCAGAAGGAACGGTCCTTGATCTGACTACTCGCGGTTGGCGAGTCACAGGATCAATGCCCGTCGTAGCGGGCATGCAACTGACTTTAAAGGTGTCAGTCCCAGACAGGTCCACCCCATTGTGCATTCATCGTGCAATTGTGCTGTGGGTAAAGGAACATGAGTTTGCTGTTGAAGCGAATGAGATCGCTCCGGATGATCAAGCGTGGGTTGCCGAGTTCCTTCGACACAAACTCGGACTCATGTGGATGTCGCAAACCACCGACCAAGAGCCTTCACGACAGATCGGAATGACACAGTCCCGCGGTGAAGACCTTTCACCACAGCCTTCCCTTCCATCCCTGGAAGACATCCTCCGCCGCGTCGCTGCTGCAGATCTCGCTTCGACCATGATGACGGCGAAAACCCATCGGAATAGCAATTCAGACCGCTCCGAGGTTGAGATCACTGGGCCCATCGATGACGTGCCTGAGAAAATCTGGGGTGAAGCGCGCTCCATTGTTCGGCGCATGCTCGCAATCAAGGCTACTCGAGGCCGAACCGGTTGCAATCCGGTTCCGGATAATTAG
- a CDS encoding ATP-grasp fold amidoligase family protein encodes MNHSIPITRNANFQDRLRGTWVHKFYTGARKAKRRLLRQSEGEAMLLARYHRVHGKPLNMNAPKTFTEKLFWRMISWNRGVHPIFTQLTDKYSVRTHVADTIGDQYLIKLLWSGETTQNIPFERLPASYVMKPSHSSQQVIVVKGQSERADYIDRASGWLGSNYYWIAREYQYYHIKPRVMIEECLENPDGSLPLDYKIWCFNGVPELIQVITHTRDMSSFFDKTWTLLDLTNKEGRSQRSIPKPTNLEEMLAIASKLSLGFGFVRVDLYNVNGRVYFGELTFTPTSGHMKLQPDSWDTVLGEKWDLSLEHRPPAVRE; translated from the coding sequence ATGAACCATTCTATCCCCATAACACGGAACGCCAACTTTCAAGACCGGCTGCGAGGTACATGGGTCCACAAATTCTATACCGGTGCCCGAAAGGCGAAACGTCGTCTACTCCGCCAATCCGAAGGGGAAGCCATGCTCCTAGCACGATATCATCGAGTGCATGGCAAACCTCTCAACATGAATGCCCCGAAGACATTTACGGAAAAACTCTTCTGGAGAATGATTTCCTGGAACCGAGGCGTCCATCCTATCTTTACACAGCTGACCGATAAGTATTCAGTGAGAACTCACGTGGCAGATACGATAGGAGATCAGTACCTGATCAAGCTCTTATGGTCTGGCGAAACGACTCAGAACATCCCATTTGAACGACTTCCAGCAAGCTACGTCATGAAGCCGAGCCACTCAAGCCAACAGGTGATTGTGGTCAAAGGGCAGTCTGAACGGGCTGACTACATCGACCGTGCATCAGGCTGGCTGGGCAGTAATTACTATTGGATCGCACGAGAGTACCAATACTATCACATCAAACCACGGGTCATGATTGAGGAGTGTCTTGAAAATCCAGACGGGAGCCTTCCCCTTGACTATAAGATCTGGTGTTTCAACGGAGTGCCGGAGCTTATTCAAGTGATCACCCATACGCGGGACATGAGCTCATTCTTTGACAAGACATGGACCCTCTTGGACCTCACCAACAAAGAAGGACGTTCACAACGGTCAATCCCAAAGCCCACGAACCTGGAAGAGATGCTCGCCATTGCATCGAAGCTGTCGCTTGGTTTCGGGTTTGTCCGTGTCGATTTATACAATGTCAACGGAAGAGTCTATTTTGGGGAATTGACCTTTACCCCTACGTCCGGACACATGAAACTGCAACCGGACAGCTGGGATACCGTGCTAGGGGAAAAGTGGGACTTATCACTGGAACATCGACCACCAGCTGTCAGAGAGTGA
- a CDS encoding recombinase family protein, which yields MKVALYARVSTDGQTVENQLQDLEAVAKREGWEVVERFIDKGISGAKGRDGRPAFDRLCKGVVRGEFDLVASWSVDRLGRSLQDLVSFLNELQSKRVNLYLHKQGLDTSTPAGKMLFQMLGVFAEFERSMIVERVKAGLKRAKAQGKTLGRPRIDPAVEAQIVHLRDSQRLGMRAIARTLHVGNCTVQRVLSSCNDNKS from the coding sequence ATGAAGGTTGCACTGTATGCCAGAGTCTCAACGGACGGCCAAACGGTCGAGAACCAGCTTCAAGACCTGGAGGCCGTCGCCAAACGGGAAGGCTGGGAAGTGGTCGAGCGGTTCATCGACAAGGGCATCTCGGGTGCCAAGGGTCGGGATGGTCGGCCAGCGTTCGATAGGTTGTGCAAGGGTGTGGTTCGTGGTGAGTTTGACTTGGTGGCTTCGTGGTCGGTAGATCGGCTAGGTCGTAGTCTTCAGGACTTGGTGAGCTTCCTGAACGAACTCCAGAGCAAACGAGTCAACCTCTACCTCCACAAACAGGGCCTCGATACCTCAACGCCTGCGGGTAAGATGCTGTTTCAAATGCTGGGTGTGTTCGCTGAGTTTGAACGGTCGATGATCGTTGAGCGGGTCAAGGCTGGATTGAAGCGAGCGAAGGCACAAGGAAAGACCCTCGGGAGACCCCGCATTGACCCCGCTGTTGAAGCGCAGATCGTTCACCTGCGGGATAGCCAGCGGCTTGGTATGCGAGCGATTGCGAGGACATTGCATGTGGGGAACTGCACGGTTCAGCGAGTGTTATCAAGCTGCAATGACAACAAATCCTAA
- a CDS encoding site-specific integrase, which yields MRFLQAIGGDNPIATITKADGVRYKEGLQLTRKSHPTTAMKHLSNADAFFRWAEVHGYIPEGKNPMKGLGISKRQSKKAALKRRPFSAEELLAVFSSQEFLRQRTERPERYWVILLCLFQACRREEAAQLYHKDLIHVEGIPCIKITDEEPDQTLKNEQSRRRVPTHSSLIQLGFMEYVSQIQKTGHPRIFPQLKRKGKNGYADPAGKWFGRALTELGLTDPRLVIHSLRHGGITKLHSAGVPVNIVETLVGHSAGNVHEQYVHKELLAMETLKEGLEKLQYPEVVKVLTEA from the coding sequence ATGAGGTTCCTGCAAGCCATAGGAGGGGACAATCCCATAGCGACCATCACCAAGGCCGATGGAGTACGCTACAAGGAGGGTCTACAACTCACGCGGAAAAGTCACCCGACTACCGCTATGAAGCATCTGTCCAATGCTGACGCTTTCTTCCGCTGGGCCGAAGTGCATGGATATATCCCAGAGGGGAAGAACCCCATGAAGGGCCTCGGCATCAGTAAGCGGCAATCCAAGAAGGCGGCGTTGAAGCGGCGTCCGTTTAGCGCTGAGGAGCTCTTGGCCGTGTTCTCTTCCCAGGAGTTCCTACGACAACGAACGGAGAGACCTGAGCGGTACTGGGTTATCCTCTTGTGTCTCTTCCAAGCCTGTAGAAGGGAGGAGGCTGCACAGCTCTACCACAAGGATCTGATCCACGTGGAGGGGATTCCCTGTATCAAGATCACCGATGAGGAGCCGGACCAGACCTTGAAGAATGAGCAAAGTAGGCGACGGGTACCTACTCACTCCAGCCTGATCCAGCTTGGATTTATGGAGTACGTCTCACAAATACAGAAGACGGGGCATCCTCGCATATTCCCCCAGCTCAAGCGGAAGGGGAAGAATGGTTATGCTGATCCGGCGGGGAAGTGGTTTGGTCGAGCACTTACCGAACTTGGTCTGACCGATCCTCGGTTGGTGATCCATTCACTGAGACATGGGGGAATTACCAAACTCCATAGTGCTGGTGTACCAGTCAATATCGTGGAAACCCTCGTAGGACACTCAGCGGGGAATGTTCATGAACAGTATGTGCACAAGGAGCTGTTGGCTATGGAGACACTAAAGGAGGGGTTGGAGAAGTTACAGTACCCGGAAGTGGTGAAGGTTCTCACGGAAGCTTAA
- a CDS encoding DUF6538 domain-containing protein, with protein MLRSRGRLCLRSSFTKSGSSYTLVSPFPKALRVYFRGRVEVWKSLKTTDKEEASCRASQWIASGTRLFFTLRRLGEASRKRGRHMTKGQIEALVSRWGQ; from the coding sequence TTGCTACGGTCTCGGGGGCGGTTGTGTCTACGTTCTTCGTTCACAAAAAGCGGAAGTTCCTATACGCTCGTCTCACCATTCCCCAAAGCCCTTCGGGTTTATTTCCGAGGAAGGGTAGAGGTCTGGAAGTCTCTCAAGACCACGGATAAGGAGGAGGCATCCTGCCGTGCATCGCAGTGGATCGCCTCAGGGACACGTCTCTTCTTCACCCTGCGTAGACTCGGCGAAGCCTCGCGGAAACGTGGCAGACACATGACCAAAGGCCAGATAGAAGCACTCGTCTCAAGATGGGGCCAGTGA
- the pyrF gene encoding orotidine-5'-phosphate decarboxylase has translation MMKIVARDRLMFALDVPSTGDADQLLDRLQGHLTFVKVGLELYTAAGPEMVKRIVERGMRVFLDLKFLDIEETVRRATSRVAAMGVEFLTVHANRKALTAAVQGREGSSLKLLAVTVLTNFDGNDLREMGIQRTVQDLVTARAVLASEVGCDGVVASGEEATALRRTVGPHFTIVTPGVRPAGKGVDDHARATTPTQAIAAGADYLVIGRPIRDAADPAATVGAILSEMQAAFDARG, from the coding sequence ATGATGAAGATCGTGGCACGCGATCGGCTTATGTTTGCATTGGATGTTCCCTCGACAGGGGATGCCGATCAGCTTTTGGATCGACTCCAGGGGCATCTGACATTCGTGAAGGTCGGACTTGAACTCTACACGGCAGCGGGACCGGAGATGGTGAAGCGGATCGTGGAGCGAGGCATGCGGGTGTTTCTTGACCTAAAATTTCTCGATATCGAGGAAACAGTTCGTCGTGCGACGAGTCGGGTGGCCGCGATGGGGGTCGAGTTCTTGACCGTTCATGCCAATCGCAAGGCACTGACCGCCGCCGTGCAGGGGCGTGAAGGCTCATCGCTCAAGTTGCTGGCTGTGACCGTGTTGACGAATTTCGACGGCAACGACCTGCGAGAGATGGGGATTCAGCGGACGGTCCAAGACCTTGTGACCGCTAGGGCGGTACTGGCCTCAGAAGTCGGTTGCGACGGTGTGGTCGCGTCCGGTGAAGAAGCCACGGCACTCCGCCGGACCGTCGGGCCGCATTTCACGATCGTGACGCCGGGTGTCCGGCCAGCCGGTAAAGGGGTTGATGACCATGCTCGCGCGACGACGCCTACGCAAGCCATTGCCGCTGGAGCGGACTATCTGGTGATCGGTCGACCGATTCGTGATGCGGCAGATCCTGCTGCGACCGTCGGCGCTATCCTGTCGGAGATGCAAGCGGCATTTGATGCACGTGGGTAG
- the rpsT gene encoding 30S ribosomal protein S20: MPRIHKSTIRRARQSERRHERNRATVNTVRTLIKKVQSAVAGKKVDEAKTSLLEATSAIGKAVSKGVLHSNTASRRISRLAHRVNALSGSGS, translated from the coding sequence ATGCCCCGAATTCACAAATCAACGATTCGACGAGCACGCCAATCCGAGCGACGCCATGAGCGGAATCGAGCCACCGTCAACACCGTAAGAACGCTCATCAAGAAGGTCCAATCCGCAGTGGCCGGAAAAAAAGTTGACGAGGCGAAGACCAGCTTGCTGGAAGCCACCTCGGCGATTGGAAAAGCTGTTTCCAAAGGCGTGCTTCATAGCAATACCGCCTCCCGGCGTATTTCACGGTTGGCCCATCGCGTCAACGCACTGTCCGGTTCCGGCTCTTAA
- the holA gene encoding DNA polymerase III subunit delta, whose translation MASTLNHLQLESSLKQQGPGCLYLVVGEEDLLRDSAVNALTQAVLGAEGDAFNCEQFYGDEASGADIRNSMAAVPVFSARRLVVVKAAEKLNARESEPLLECVNHPIESTTVVFVSSKMDGRLKFSQALARSAIVVDCSPLRDAQLPAWISREAERVGLRLEDAAAQLLQEVCSASLYSVRRELEKLASYVPPDRMVTAADVYQLRGMEPGASVFDLALAIAEGRQGRALSILARNLEAGEAPLRILGSLAWQYRRIWKAKDTLVQGGREGEAARNLRMDPGRVRAFLNQFSESHLALAIRLFLDADGRLKGGSSSRPKMILERLLLTLCGESAGKGIQPTPPTQASPKRSGTRTVSNVRTIKSRNRTVR comes from the coding sequence ATGGCCTCAACTCTGAATCATCTGCAGCTCGAGTCGTCTCTGAAACAGCAGGGACCCGGATGTCTGTATCTCGTGGTGGGGGAAGAAGATTTATTGAGAGATTCTGCCGTGAACGCCCTCACGCAAGCGGTTCTTGGCGCAGAAGGGGATGCATTCAATTGTGAACAGTTCTATGGTGATGAAGCGAGTGGGGCCGATATTCGGAACAGTATGGCCGCTGTCCCGGTTTTCTCAGCACGCCGCTTGGTCGTGGTGAAAGCCGCGGAGAAACTGAATGCGCGAGAAAGCGAGCCTCTGCTCGAGTGCGTGAACCATCCTATTGAATCCACAACCGTGGTCTTTGTCAGCTCAAAGATGGACGGTCGCCTGAAATTCTCCCAAGCCCTTGCCCGATCGGCGATTGTGGTCGATTGCTCCCCACTTCGTGATGCCCAATTACCGGCCTGGATTAGCCGCGAGGCCGAACGTGTTGGTCTTCGCTTGGAGGACGCCGCCGCTCAATTACTCCAGGAGGTCTGCAGTGCCTCGCTGTATAGTGTGCGGCGAGAGTTGGAGAAATTAGCTTCGTATGTGCCGCCTGATCGCATGGTCACTGCTGCAGATGTTTACCAGCTCCGTGGTATGGAGCCAGGTGCGTCGGTGTTTGACCTGGCGCTGGCTATTGCTGAAGGTCGTCAAGGGCGGGCGCTATCAATTCTGGCGAGGAATCTGGAGGCTGGGGAAGCACCACTTCGGATCCTCGGGTCACTCGCGTGGCAATATCGCCGGATTTGGAAGGCGAAAGACACCCTGGTCCAAGGAGGGCGTGAAGGGGAAGCCGCACGAAACCTGCGAATGGACCCGGGCAGGGTCAGGGCATTTTTGAATCAATTTTCCGAGTCTCACCTCGCCCTGGCAATCCGGCTCTTCTTGGACGCTGACGGACGGCTCAAGGGGGGAAGCAGTAGTCGTCCGAAGATGATCTTAGAACGACTACTTTTGACGCTCTGTGGGGAGTCAGCAGGTAAAGGAATTCAGCCAACGCCTCCGACACAGGCTTCACCGAAGCGAAGCGGGACACGGACTGTCTCGAACGTGCGGACGATTAAGAGCCGGAACCGGACAGTGCGTTGA
- the lptE gene encoding LPS assembly lipoprotein LptE — translation MFLLGTLISALVAAMLTGCGYQFRVGGAGPTIGGAPVTTSTEPPPRLAIKTLINNSFEPNLEARYTNYFRDEFSSGSGAQVVSESEAADLVLSGQILSVSLPTLSFSQTTTLESRAEVVVLIRVEEVRSGKIVWTQLAKGGSEFFVTPDLQFNRVLQNRAVEQAGRILAADLASRFLLQVETGALRKQVPASVSLPQ, via the coding sequence ATGTTTCTTCTCGGCACTCTCATCTCAGCACTCGTTGCCGCGATGCTTACCGGATGCGGCTATCAGTTTCGGGTGGGCGGGGCTGGCCCAACCATCGGTGGGGCTCCCGTTACCACGTCCACGGAGCCTCCTCCCCGGCTTGCTATCAAGACGTTGATCAACAATAGTTTTGAACCGAATCTAGAAGCGCGTTATACCAATTACTTCCGTGACGAATTTTCCAGCGGCAGTGGGGCGCAAGTTGTTTCTGAGTCTGAAGCGGCGGATCTCGTGTTGAGCGGGCAAATTCTGTCAGTGTCCCTGCCGACCCTCAGTTTTTCACAGACGACGACGTTGGAAAGCCGGGCCGAGGTTGTCGTGCTGATTCGGGTGGAAGAGGTCCGTTCGGGCAAGATTGTCTGGACGCAACTCGCCAAGGGCGGGTCAGAGTTCTTCGTTACGCCGGACCTTCAATTCAACCGTGTCCTTCAGAATCGAGCAGTGGAGCAGGCAGGTCGCATCCTGGCTGCTGACTTGGCATCACGGTTTCTGTTACAGGTGGAGACCGGGGCATTGAGGAAGCAGGTTCCCGCGTCAGTCTCTTTGCCGCAATAG